Part of the Tepiditoga spiralis genome, TTTTTTTGATTCAGGAAGATATAAAACAATTGTTAATCCATATTTTAATGGTATATCTTTTGATGAATTCATTATAAAATAATTAAATTCTTCTTCAATATCTCTTTTTTTAAATGGTGAAGGATCCCAATCATCATATACTTCTTCATAATTATTTAATGAAACTTCTATTATATAATTATTATTTTCATCATCGTATTTATACAATCTTTGAAAATATTTTTTCTTCATAATATCACCCTTTAAAAGCCATATAAGTTCCATAAGATTCTGCTAATATTTTTCCATTTGTATCTACAATCTTTCCATAAGTTTTAAAAACTCTTTTTTTATTTTCTATTATTTCACCAAAAGCTTTATACTCTGTATTACTATACAAAGGTTTTTTATACTTTATGTTCATTTCAGCAGTTACAACTCTTTTATCAAGCGAAATTACAGACCAAGCCATTACCTCATCTAAAATAGTAGCTATTATTCCACCATGAATAACATCGGCCCAACCACAAAAACTTTTATTTAAAGAAAATTTAGTATTAGACTTTCCTTCTTTAAAATCAATATCCAACTTTAATCCTTTTTCATTTTCTTTTCCCCATGCAAAACTCATTGAATTGTTATTTAATTCCATATCTATACCTCCATCATATTCTCTGTAAAGATAAAATATCTTCTATTATATCTTGCATTAAACTATGTGCATCATCTATTGCCTTATTATAAATAACATCACCAAGTTCTT contains:
- a CDS encoding PaaI family thioesterase — its product is MELNNNSMSFAWGKENEKGLKLDIDFKEGKSNTKFSLNKSFCGWADVIHGGIIATILDEVMAWSVISLDKRVVTAEMNIKYKKPLYSNTEYKAFGEIIENKKRVFKTYGKIVDTNGKILAESYGTYMAFKG